The region CTATAATAGTTGTACATGTGTTCTCTGAATGCCTTATAATTCTGGTTGGTAAGATTTTCAAGGATCCAATATCTGTTTTTTGTACTTTCGAATGACTTCCACCCTTTATCCTGAGTGCTTTGAGTTAAGTTAATTATTGCTTGTGCTTTTTCATAAAATGGCGTGCCTCCATACAGTGAAAAAGTATCGTAATCGAGTCCGATAATTAAATACGAATAAAAAGCAAGAATTGATGTGAGATTTGAAATATAAGTATTATCGGTATAATCCAAAGGCTGCGATTCAACATATTTAATATTAAAATCTTTATCAATAAAATTTAATAACACAGTATTGTAAGTAGTTTTAAATACCGGGCGGCGAACCTGAACCTGAATTGTGCCATTGAACACATCATTGTTTCTTTCGGTAAGGTTAATAAGAATGCTACATTCGATGCGTTCTTCGTTTTTAAAAACATTATTTGTCCATTTCCTGTTATTCATAAATTCCCAAATAGACAATCTCAATGTTTCGTATATTTTCTTGTCGCTGCCGGGTATTTTGTCGGATACGACCTGCACATTGCAATTCAACTCCTGAGAAAATGAATTGAAAATAAACACTATATTTACTATAAGTACAAAAAAAAGTTTTTTCATACAATCTTATTTATAACTTTTCTAATAAACGGCATTTCTATAAAAAATATTGTTCTCAACCTATCCATTGTGAATTTATAAAAAAACTAAAAGCTAATACCTGTAATATAACATTAATAAAATATAAAGGTAAATATAGTTTTTTAAAATATTTATTTTTATTAAAAAAAATATAAGCAACAAACAAAATTATATAAATATAAACAGCAATATAAAAAACTAAAGTTTGAATTTTAGATAATTCAAAAATTGGCATAAAAGGGTTAAATAGCAATAAAATAATAATAGTATAAAATAAAATCAACAACATTTTTTTAAATTCGAATAACGCATTTCTATTAATAAAAATAAAAAAAACAAGAAAAAAAGGTGTTGAAAAAGAGTACCTGTTTAAACTTTGCAATCTTTCACCTTGATATGTCAACACAAAAACAGCAGTTGCAAACAAATAGCAAACAGAAAACAGAAATGCTTTGTTTTTTATATAATTCTGTAATTTTATTTTTTTAATAACTATATATAAACAATATATTCCCGCAAAAATCCCAATCCAAAGAGCAATAATATCGAGCCAAAGAGCATTATATCCTATTGATGTTAAAGGAAATTTCAACAAATGAAAATAATGATTCCATTGAGCTTGCGATTTTTTAAAAGCAAACCAGACACCTGTTACATTCCACTGATATAAAATAACAGCCATGTTAGCAACAAACATAATTATGCCATACGTAATTATATTTTTAATACTCTTGCTTAAATCTTTTTTACCATCAAAATAAATAAACTCAATAAATATTATTGCAGGAACAAATAAAACAGCGGCAGAGCGGGTTAAACAACAAAAAAACAAACCAATTGAAGCCAAAACAATATTGTTTCTATTCAAACCTATTAATAACACCGAACCAAATAAAAAAAACAATGCTTCGCTAAAAGGAACAAACATGAATATAATGCTTGGAAGCGATAGAAAAATTAATCCATCTTCTTTTTTTATATTAAATTCCATGGCAATAAAAACAAAAGAAATAAAAAATATCGAAGCATTTATTATTGCCATTGTTGAAGCATTAACATTCAAAAACGACCATAAAAAAGGAAAAGCAGGAAAAAAAGCAACGCTGCTTTGTTCTGCTTCTTTATAATAATATCCAATATCTTTAATGATTTTATACCAGCCGCAATCCCATCTGCAAATATTAATTTCTGAAGGAAATATATTTATTATTCCTGTGAAATAAAACAAACAGTATAATGCAGCAAGGAAAAAAATGTGAAAAAAAACATAATTATATTCACTAAATAAAATTTTTCTCACTTTATTCTTTAATAAGTTTGATTGTGTATTTTTTATCACCATCGGATAATACCATAAAGTACATTCCATTCGGAAAACCATTAATATCAAGAGATGCGCTGTTCTCTATTTCATCGGAATAAACAATACGTCCAACTATATCATGTATTTTTATTAATAATTTTTTATGAAAAAGATTTTCATAACTAATATTAATAATTCCCGTTGTGGGATTTGGAAAAACATTAATGTTTTTTTCTTTGCCAATTATAGTATTGATGCCTATATTTATTTCTTGAGTTGTTGAGGAAGTATTATAGTTTTTATCTGTTTTTACTAAAAAAATACTTGAAAAACTTGTGTTAAAACTTTCGGTATTTCCAACAATAATTAATCCCGAATCCGAGGTGATTTGAGAGTAAACACCCTCATCATCTTTAGTTCCGCCATAGCAACCGGAAGTAACCCAATTATTATAAACATCAAAAACATTTAAAAGCATATCTTTACCTCCGTGTGTATTTTGTGACCTATATCCAATCATTCCTATATTTCCTTCTAAAGTGTTGAACATGTAATTTGATTTCTGGTCGGTTGGTTCTCCGTAATCACAAGTAAACCATTGAATATTTCCGGTGCTATCCGTTTTATCAAAATAAATCACATTGTTGGTATTGCCATTTTTTATTGAATATCCGGATAAAGCAAATCCGTTATCATTACATTGCATAATTGAATTTGCATAATTATTATTAACATCACCATAGGTTTTAGTCCATAATGTATCGCCGTTTTTATTAATTTTTATTAAATAAAAATCCGCTGCTCCTGCACCAAAACTATTTGTATATCCTGCGAGCATCAATTTTCCGTCTTTTGTTTCAATAATACTATTGGCAACGTCGGCACTGTCACCTCCATAAGTTTTTGTGTAAATAGTATCACCAGCAGTATTGGTTTTAATTAAATAAAAGTTGCTGTTTTTTTTACCATAGCTATAAGTTTCACCAACAATATAATAATTAAGGTCAGATGCCTGAAGCACGCAATGTCCCATATCCCAGTCGCTGCCACCATAATTTTTACTCCATATTAAATTTCCCAGAGTATCAATTTTCATTAATAAAACATTATAACTTGTATCGGCTGTGTTATTGGTATAGCCACATATTAAAAAATTATTGTCATTAGTTTTTTCGGCAAAAGTGCCATAATCAATTCCTGTGCTACCGTACATTTTTTTCCACAACGGAGTTCCGTTTTTATCCGTTCGGATAACTATTATATCGGTATTTCCGGAGCCAAAACTGCTTGTGTTTCCGAAAATAAAATAACCATCATCATTTGCTTGTTTTACTGAAAAGCCGTAATCATAAGAATTCCCCGAATATATTTTCTGAAATTTAATTTGAGCAATACCTGTTTCAAAACAAATACTAATTATTAATAAAACAAATAAATATTTTAAAATTTCAAATTTCATTTTTATCAAATTATTTTTTTAATAGCAAAATAAAATCCCTCTCCTCTTGTTGTGCGTGGAAATATAAGTCCGTTAACATAATTACTGCCAACATCAAAAATAAGACCTTTCCTGAAATCGTGAGCAAATTCCAATCCGAAGTTAGCTTCGTGATTTACAAAAATATTTGAATTGCCGTACCCACCATAGCTGACAACAAGAGAAAATAAGTTATATTTATTCGGACTTATAATTGTTTTCAAATAATATAATGGTGTGTAATTAGCATTTATCAAATATTTAATACCAAAATTAAAATCCACTGCATTAGAAGCTTTGTATAAATAACTAATATTAAATATTGAAGGCAAGCCGGTAATAAATCTTGTGGTTTTATTTTTGTATCCGTACTTATTTATAATACTGTCAATATTTGCACTTTCAAATATTTTACTATTCATATTAATAAAAGATGGGACTTCCCATCCTTCGAAGTGAAACGATGTATCGGGACGATAATAAAACCATGATTTTTTATTCCATTTTATTGAACCCACATTATCAAATGAAATACTAAAAATATCATTATGTCTGTTTTCTATCGAATATGAAAAGCTGACACAAGTTCCGAACCCGCTGTACGACAAAGCTGATTTTCTTGAAGCATCGCTCACAGAAACATCGTAATCGGCATTAAAATCAATATATTCGCCAAGGCTTTGTGTAAATAAATCTCCTTTTCTTAAATCAACATTTAAACTTTTTCTTCCCAGATTTACACCCAAGCCAATTGAAAATTCATAAGTTAAATCATCTGCTTTATATCTGGAAATTATTCCGAATGAAAATTGGTCATAGTTCAAATAGTTAAGTTCCGAATTACCCATATCGGCTGTTTTTCCTTCAAACATCTTGTTTCCATATAAAGACAGATTAAACAAATCTTTGCTGAATTTCATGTTAAGATAATTGCAGTTTTTTACTTTTAAATAATAGCTCAGTCCACAAGCAGAATCATTGTGCAAAGTAAGTTTCAAATAAGAATTCATTTCACCACCGAGTATATTGTTTTTTAAAAGCTGCTGTGAAATTCTGTTTTTTAAAATATCATCAATATATCCACCTTTTAATGCTTTATTAATAAATTCATTTGAAATTACGTTTGAATTTATTTCGGTATTATTGCCTGTTTCTAAAGTAATTTTTTTTATTCTATAATTTTTATCAAAAAGATTATTCGTCTGAGTATGCACATTATTTGCACATAACAGAGATATCATAAAGAAAATTAATAATATCTTACATATCTGAAAATTCGCTTTACCCCTAACCCTAAAGGGATGCGAATTTTCAGATGTTTCACCCTTTAGGGTTGGGGCAAAAACATCTGAAAATTCAGTTTTCAGAAATGTTATCAATATGTTATTTCGAATTGATATCAAATTTCAAATCGGCTGTTAGTTTAAGTTTCATGCTGTAATCACTATAAATCTTCAAATATTTATTATCCGGATTAGTATTAAATCTAACCCTAACAATTATCTTTTTTGTTTCATACAATTCATTCATTTTTGCCTTCGGCATCGGAACAACAATAATCGTTCTTACGATACTTGTTGCGATATAATTAACATCAACAGGAGCTGCTTTTATTAAATTCGCAGAAAATAATGAATCAACTATTTTGTTCTGTTCATTCAATAATAAAAGTTGAACATTAGCATCGAAAGGAAATCCGTTATCGGCAATTAAATTGAATGCTCCGCTTTTAATGCTTTTCCTAAAGTCATCAATTTTTAAATTAAAAGCAGCAGTATCGGCAAGTGTAAGCTGATTTGCAATAAGCGACAAAGGTATTTCCATATTAAAATTAACTTTCAATCCCTTTCCATAATAAATAAAGTCGTTACCACCCGAAATATTTCCAAGAGGGTCGGTTATAAGTTCAATGGCATAACCAATTTTGTCGGGCATGTTTTCAAAGAATGGTTTTGCAGCGAAATTTTCAATGTTAATATTTGTGTTTGTTGCAGCTACAGTATTGTCGTAAATATTTTCCGAAGCACGGGTTAAATTTATCGGTTTTCCAACAATATTGCTGTTCAATGCTACTGTTGTATTTGTGCGAGTATTAATAGATGTAAGTTGTTTAATAGTGGCTGTTGCATCAATACCAAAAGAATTTTTAAAATGTGCAGAAAAAGTAATGTCTTCAACTTTAATTGTGCCGCCTGTAATTTTTTTAAACAAATCAATATTTGCAGATGATGGTCCCACGCTGAAAGTTTCAGTTCCCATGTATCCTTTAATATATTGGGCTTCAATGCCAACAAAGCCACTTTCAACACTCATAGTATCATTCGGGTTAATCCATACAGAATCTGTTGCAGTGCTGATTGATAATTTTGTTGAAACAGTATTAAATTCCAATCCGGTGGTACCTGTTAAAATAAAAGTGTAACCCGAAATATCGAAATATTTAATAACTTCAGAATTTCCTCCAATTTGTGCAGCCGGTACTATTTCGCTAATATTAAAAGGACTTCCATTTTTTAATGCATTAAAAATTTTATAATCACATTGCATTAATCCATTTATTGTGCTTCGTATATGAAACTTTAAAAAACCTTTTCTAATAATTATTTTTATAAGTTTTGTATTTGAAACATTCAAACTATATTTATCAACTTGTGAAAAAATAAGTGCTTCAGGCAAAAAATGAACGGGAACAGAGAAAAAAGAATGAAATATGTTTTCTTTAAGTGTATCCGGAATTTCAAATAATGAATCAATAGAAAACTCATAAAAAGGATTTTCATATACTAATTTCAGCGAATTGTCGGGATATTTTTTTAGTAATGAATCGGCAATCAGATTATCTATTTTAAGTGTAGAATTTAATAATGGCATCAATACTTCCGTGCCCCATGAAGTATCGTTGTATTTTTTACATGAAAAAAATAAAACCAATAAAACAAATATTAATTTCTTTTTATTCACTTTGATTGTTATGCTATCATTATTTATTAAAAAAAATGTAAATTATTCGGGTTAAAGATAAAGATTTTTTGGCAAAATATAAATTCCGTTATTAAAAAGCAATAAAATTTGACATCTAATATTAAACAACTGATGTTTGCTATCTTTCGGGTTTTCATCATCAAGTTTATAACTTCGGTTTTATTTTGTTTAATATACACATTTAACTTGACATAAAACATATTTATTAACAAAATAAAACTTTCTTAAATAGTTCAATTATTCGCAAAACTCATTAATTTATAGTTCCTTTTAACATAACAAAAAAGCAGTTATTAATAAAAGTGTTTATAAAAAAAAAGATAAACTATTTTCTTTTAAAAAAAAATACTAATCTTTGCACAAAATTTCAAAATTCTTAAAAGATAAATTAAAATATATGAGTTCAGAATTTTTAATATTATTTTTCGGTGTCGGAGTTTTTCTTGTGGGATTTGCCATTGTATTTGCTTATTTTATAGCTCCAAGGTCAAGCACTCCTCAGAAGTTTGAGCCGTATGAATGCGGAATACCAACAAAAGGTATTACATGGCTGCAATTTAATGTAGGTTACTATTTATTTGCAATATTATTTCTTGTATTCGATGTGGAAACGGTATTTGTTTTTCCATGGGCAGTTGTGATGAGGGATTTGGGAATGGTTGCATTTGTTGAAATACTAATTTTCTTTTTTATTTTGATTTTAGGGCTGGGCTACGCCTGGAAAAAACACGCTTTGGTATGGGAGTAAAAATAAAATCAATGAAATACAATGAGTTTAAGGACAACGAAGACCTTGAACTTATTGACAAATCGGGTGGAAACATTCTGCTTACCACTGTTGACGGAATACTCAACTGGGGACGTTCAAATTCCATCTGGCCACTTACATTTGCAACAAGCTGCTGTGGAATTGAAATGATGGCAGCCGGCGCAGCACGCCACGATTTCGCACGTTTCGGAATAGAAGTTTATCGTGCAAGTCCACGACAGGCAGATGTTATTGTTGTTGCAGGAACAATAGTCAACAAAATGGCTCCTGTCTTAAAACGCCTCTACGACCAGATGTCAGAACCAAAATATGTTATTGCAATGGGCTCGTGTGCTATTTCGGGCGGACCGTTTTTTTACAATTCTTATCACGTAGTAAAAGGTGTTGAACATATTATTCCGGTTGATGTGTATATTCCGGGATGCCCGCCAAGACCCGAAGCTTTGCTTTATGGAGTAATGCAATTGCAAAGAAAAATAAAAAAAGAATCTTTTATCAAACGTAGCTTTAACAAAAGAAAGTGGAAGTATGAAATGTAGTTTAAAGTTTAAAGTTTCAGGTTTAAAGTTAAAAAAACCGGGAACTCTAAACTTTAAACTTTAAACTTTAAACTAAAATGACACACGAACAAATAAAAGAAAAAATATTTTCAATAGTTCCCGAAGCAGCGGAAACAGCAAACAAGCAATATCCTACTTTTGTTGTTCCTGCTGAAAAATTTCATTCATTATGCGAAAAAATAAAACAAAGCGAAAATTTATCTTTCGATTATTTGTTTTGTTTAAGCGGAATGGACTGGGGCGACACACTTGGTGTTGTTTATCATCTTTTTTCCACAAAACACGAACATTATGTTGTATTAAAAGTGAAAACAACTGAAAGAAATAATCCCGAATTTGATACCATTTGCGATTTATGGAAAACCGCTGAATTTCATGAAAGAGAAGTTTTCGATTTGTTCGGAATAAAATTTAAAAATCATCCCGACCTTAGAAGAATTTTTCTTGAAGAGGACTGGAAGGGTCATCCATTAAGAAAAGATTACGTTGATGAAATAAATATAGTTGAAAGATAATTTATGGAAGAAGACGTTTTATTAGATTTAGAGAAAGAGGAATATATTATAAATATGGGTCCTCAGCATCCTTCGACACACGGCGTGTTGCGACTTGTGCTTTCTCTCAAAGGTGAAATCGTAAAAAACATCGAGCCACACTGCGGCTATATTCACCGCGGTATTGAAAAGATGTGCGAAAAACTCACTTACCAGCAAATAATTCATTTAACCGACAGGTTGGATTATCTTTCCGCAATGATTAATAATGAAGCTGTTTGCTTATGTGTTGAAAATGCTTTACAAATAGAAGTTCCCGAAAGAGTAAAATATATCCGCACTATTATGGATGAGCTTCAAAGAATTGCTTCACATCAATTATGGTGGTGTTCCTTTGGAATGGATTTGGGCGGATTGACATGCTTTTTCTACGGTTTGCGTGACAGAGAAAAAATTCTCGATATTTTTGAAGAGTCCATAGGAAGCAGATTAATATTGAGCTATTACACTCCCGGTGGCTTAATGAACGATATTCATCCGAATTTCCAAAAGAGAGTTAAGGAATTTATAAAATATTTCAGAAAAATTTTACCTGAATATGACCAGCTTCTTACCGGAAATGTAATAATGCAGGAAAGATGCAAAGGAGTTGGTATTTTATCAAAGGAAGATGCAATTAATTATGGAGTAACCGGTCCATCGGGCAGAGGTTCAGGATTTTCATGCGACATAAGAAAACACGCTCCTTATGGCGTTTATAATAAAGTTGATTTCAAAGAAATATTATTTAATGAAGGTGATACCTTTGCAAGATATCAGGTTAGAATGTTTGAAATGTGGGAATCTATGAAAATAATTGAGCAATTAATTGATAATATTCCCGAAGGTGATTATACGGCAAAAATGAAACCAATAATTAAACTTCCTGAAGGCGAATATTACCAACGTGTTGAAGCATGCCGTGGGGAATTTGGTGTTTATATCGAAAGCAAAGGAGATAAATATCCGTATAGATTAAAATTGCGTTCTCCGAATTTCAGCAATCTTTCGGCTTTGAATACAATGGCTAAAAATCAGAAAATTGCCGATTTGGTTGCTATTGGCGGCTCGCTTGATTATGTGATTCCTGATATTGACCGTTAATTTTAAGTGAATAATGAATAACAAAATGTTTTGAATTTTAAAATTGAATTATTTTTCAACTTTAAACTTTAAACTTTAAACTCGAAACTAAAGATGTGGTACGATTTTTTATACGACTTTTCAATACTCACCAAAGGAATTGATAAATTCCTGAGTGCTCTTGCAAACCCTTTCTGGGTAACGACATGGGAACTTGTAATAATTGGTGTTGCAATTCT is a window of Bacteroidales bacterium DNA encoding:
- a CDS encoding DUF4835 family protein, translated to MKKLFFVLIVNIVFIFNSFSQELNCNVQVVSDKIPGSDKKIYETLRLSIWEFMNNRKWTNNVFKNEERIECSILINLTERNNDVFNGTIQVQVRRPVFKTTYNTVLLNFIDKDFNIKYVESQPLDYTDNTYISNLTSILAFYSYLIIGLDYDTFSLYGGTPFYEKAQAIINLTQSTQDKGWKSFESTKNRYWILENLTNQNYKAFREHMYNYY
- a CDS encoding NADH-quinone oxidoreductase subunit B, with translation MGVKIKSMKYNEFKDNEDLELIDKSGGNILLTTVDGILNWGRSNSIWPLTFATSCCGIEMMAAGAARHDFARFGIEVYRASPRQADVIVVAGTIVNKMAPVLKRLYDQMSEPKYVIAMGSCAISGGPFFYNSYHVVKGVEHIIPVDVYIPGCPPRPEALLYGVMQLQRKIKKESFIKRSFNKRKWKYEM
- a CDS encoding T9SS type A sorting domain-containing protein, giving the protein MKFEILKYLFVLLIISICFETGIAQIKFQKIYSGNSYDYGFSVKQANDDGYFIFGNTSSFGSGNTDIIVIRTDKNGTPLWKKMYGSTGIDYGTFAEKTNDNNFLICGYTNNTADTSYNVLLMKIDTLGNLIWSKNYGGSDWDMGHCVLQASDLNYYIVGETYSYGKKNSNFYLIKTNTAGDTIYTKTYGGDSADVANSIIETKDGKLMLAGYTNSFGAGAADFYLIKINKNGDTLWTKTYGDVNNNYANSIMQCNDNGFALSGYSIKNGNTNNVIYFDKTDSTGNIQWFTCDYGEPTDQKSNYMFNTLEGNIGMIGYRSQNTHGGKDMLLNVFDVYNNWVTSGCYGGTKDDEGVYSQITSDSGLIIVGNTESFNTSFSSIFLVKTDKNYNTSSTTQEINIGINTIIGKEKNINVFPNPTTGIINISYENLFHKKLLIKIHDIVGRIVYSDEIENSASLDINGFPNGMYFMVLSDGDKKYTIKLIKE
- the ndhC gene encoding NADH-quinone oxidoreductase subunit A, with translation MSSEFLILFFGVGVFLVGFAIVFAYFIAPRSSTPQKFEPYECGIPTKGITWLQFNVGYYLFAILFLVFDVETVFVFPWAVVMRDLGMVAFVEILIFFFILILGLGYAWKKHALVWE